A stretch of Gossypium hirsutum isolate 1008001.06 chromosome A06, Gossypium_hirsutum_v2.1, whole genome shotgun sequence DNA encodes these proteins:
- the LOC107952190 gene encoding uncharacterized protein, with amino-acid sequence MDPERAVVHDVKNDVPTPTKRAVPADSRPETISRGEGERVEFWLKNTIRVFDELSCTPKECMKCVVSLLRDFAYQWCNTLVLVVPREKVTWEFFQEEFHKKYISKRFMDQKRKEFLELKQGRMTVTEYEREFVRLRKYVRECVSTEAIMCKRFEDGLNEVI; translated from the exons atggatcctgaacgagcagTTGTTCACGATGTAAAAAATGACGTGCCTACTCCCACCAAAAGAGCAGTGCCAGCTGATAGTAGACCCGAGACGattagtagaggagaaggag AAAGAGTAGAGTTTTGGCTTAAGAACACCATCCGAGtctttgatgagttgtcatgcaCACCGAAGGAGTGTATGAAGTGCGTGGTATCACTTCTAAGAGATTTCGCTTACCAGTGGTGTAATACCCTCGTATTGGTTGTGCCGAGggagaaagtgacttgggagtttttccaagagGAATTTCACAAGAAGTACATCAGTAAAAGGTTTATGGATCAAAAGAGGAAAGAGTTCCTGgagttgaaacaggggagaatgaCAGTTACcgagtatgagcgtgagtttgtgaggcttaggAAATACGTTCGGGAATGTGTATCAACCGAagccatcatgtgtaaaagatttgaagacgggtTGAACGAAGTCATCTGA